Proteins encoded in a region of the uncultured Paludibaculum sp. genome:
- a CDS encoding DUF5995 family protein: MPAKTIDEVLARLDAILQSPEASSSYLGYFPALYRKVTAQVKVGIANGRFDDGPRMERLDVAFANRYLDAYEDWRNDRPVTGSWRAAFEAGECWAPVILQHLLAGMNAHINLDLGIAAAEVCPAAELESLHHDFNEINAILFSMVQEVTDCIGSVSPWIWILDKVGGRTDDRLIEFSIWKARALAWENATGLVRLDADGLARRIAEIDTFVENLGRFMLKPGPLMRLALFVIRLREPNDPRKVLAAFC, translated from the coding sequence ATGCCGGCCAAAACCATCGATGAAGTCCTCGCCCGGCTCGACGCCATTCTGCAATCACCGGAGGCCTCTAGCTCCTACCTGGGCTACTTCCCCGCCCTCTACCGCAAGGTCACAGCACAGGTAAAAGTGGGCATTGCCAACGGCCGTTTTGACGACGGCCCCCGCATGGAGCGCCTGGACGTCGCCTTCGCCAACCGCTACCTGGATGCCTATGAAGACTGGCGGAATGATCGCCCTGTCACCGGGTCGTGGCGGGCCGCTTTCGAGGCTGGCGAGTGTTGGGCGCCCGTGATCCTCCAGCACCTGCTGGCCGGCATGAATGCCCACATCAACCTGGACCTTGGCATCGCGGCGGCCGAAGTCTGCCCGGCCGCGGAACTCGAATCACTGCACCACGACTTCAACGAGATCAACGCGATTCTCTTTTCCATGGTCCAGGAGGTGACGGACTGCATTGGCAGCGTCTCGCCCTGGATCTGGATTCTGGACAAGGTCGGCGGCCGCACGGACGACCGGCTGATCGAGTTCTCCATCTGGAAAGCCCGCGCACTGGCCTGGGAGAATGCAACGGGACTGGTCCGGCTCGACGCGGATGGACTTGCCCGCCGGATCGCGGAAATCGACACATTCGTCGAGAACCTGGGCCGGTTCATGCTGAAACCCGGCCCGCTGATGCGTCTCGCTCTGTTTGTGATCCGCCTGCGCGAGCCGAACGACCCGCGCAAGGTGCTCGCCGCGTTCTGCTGA
- a CDS encoding divalent metal cation transporter produces MQLLKRLKYHILIFFSVIGPGFVTAMVDNDAGGIFTYSQAGAKYGYLPLWTLAPITILLVVTQEMGSRMGAVTGKGLSDLIREEFGLRTTFFLMAVLVLANLTNVMANFAGVASALELFHISRYISVPLAALGVWLLIVKGTYDRVEKVFLFATALYVCYIVSGILVKPDWKEAAINSVKPVLMLDEGYLTMLIGMVGTSVAPWMQFYLQAAVVEKGISAKDYAESRIEVVVGCIAMSVIAFFIIVACAGAIHSVRPRDITDATDAAKGLAPFGPYAVLLFCAGLFNASLFAACILPLSTAYTVCEGMGFESGVNKRFNEAPIFYWLFTLLIVIGGGVILLPNFPLVKMILLSQVLNGALLPFVLIFMILLINKERLMKKWKNSTMYNVVGWLSVILIIGLTCALVLLTIRDMMAGQ; encoded by the coding sequence ATGCAGTTGCTCAAGCGGCTGAAATACCACATCCTGATCTTCTTCTCGGTCATCGGCCCGGGCTTTGTCACGGCCATGGTCGACAACGACGCGGGCGGCATCTTCACCTACTCCCAGGCCGGCGCCAAGTATGGCTACCTGCCGCTGTGGACCTTGGCACCCATCACCATCCTGTTGGTCGTGACACAGGAGATGGGTTCGCGCATGGGCGCGGTCACCGGCAAGGGCCTGTCCGATCTCATACGGGAAGAGTTCGGCCTGCGGACCACGTTCTTCCTCATGGCCGTGCTGGTGCTCGCCAACCTTACGAACGTGATGGCCAACTTCGCAGGCGTCGCCAGCGCGTTGGAGTTGTTCCATATCAGCCGCTACATATCCGTCCCACTCGCGGCGCTGGGCGTGTGGCTGCTCATTGTCAAGGGCACTTATGACCGGGTGGAGAAGGTCTTCCTCTTCGCCACGGCCCTGTACGTCTGCTACATCGTCTCCGGAATCCTCGTTAAGCCCGATTGGAAAGAGGCGGCCATCAACAGCGTCAAGCCCGTCCTGATGCTGGATGAAGGCTACCTGACCATGCTCATCGGCATGGTGGGGACCTCGGTCGCGCCGTGGATGCAGTTCTACCTCCAGGCCGCTGTCGTCGAGAAGGGCATCAGCGCCAAGGATTACGCGGAAAGCCGCATTGAGGTTGTGGTGGGTTGTATCGCGATGTCCGTCATCGCGTTCTTCATCATCGTGGCCTGCGCCGGCGCCATCCATTCCGTCCGCCCACGCGACATCACCGACGCCACCGATGCCGCCAAGGGCCTTGCACCGTTTGGCCCTTACGCCGTTCTCCTGTTCTGCGCCGGCCTCTTCAACGCTTCGCTGTTCGCCGCCTGCATTCTTCCGCTCTCCACGGCGTACACGGTCTGCGAGGGCATGGGCTTCGAATCGGGCGTCAACAAGCGATTCAACGAGGCGCCCATCTTCTATTGGCTCTTCACTCTGCTCATCGTCATCGGCGGCGGCGTCATCCTGCTGCCCAACTTCCCGCTGGTCAAGATGATCCTCCTCAGCCAGGTGCTGAATGGGGCATTACTGCCGTTCGTCCTCATCTTCATGATCCTGCTGATCAACAAAGAGCGGCTCATGAAGAAATGGAAGAACAGCACCATGTACAACGTGGTGGGCTGGCTGTCGGTGATTCTGATCATCGGCCTCACCTGCGCCTTGGTGCTGCTGACGATCCGGGATATGATGGCAGGCCAGTAG